GCTACGAAGAACTAGTGGCACTGAATGAGGTAGTGGAATCTATGCCTTGCGCGATGACCTGTTTGCTCTCAGATGGTCGCACGGTCGGCATTAGTCACGCGCAGCCGCATAGCCTCGATTGGACGGAAATGCAGCAATGGCAAGGCGATATGCGAGTGAACCCACGTTGGATATGGGGGAGGACACGGATTAAAGGCGAACCAGCCGGCGTTGTTGAGAATGTTGACCTGACGATTCATGGACATACGCGCAGTGAGCATGTTGTGCATGTCGCAAACAGCCAATTTATCGATACTGCTTCGATGGATGACTACCGAGGTCCGTTCACGTTTTTAGAGTTAAACTCTGGCGAGTATTATCCATATAGGCAAGATTCAGAAGTGAACTAGGGCTCTGAGTATATAAGTGTCTAACAGTGGCTAATAAACAAGGCGAATAAGTGTGTATTTTAGTGAGTTATATATTATTAATTGAAACGCGTCAGTAATTATGAATAATGCTATGCTCGCAAATCAGTCAAGGAGATGGAAATGTCGCAAGGATTTTTTAACGCATTAATCATGGGGCCAAAAGAAGTACCCGCCGCTCAGAAGGTAGCAAAGTTTGTCGCTTGCTTTCAGTTATTTTTCCTCATTATTGCCGGTGCGGTATTGTTGTTGTTGAATGACACGGTTGAGGTAGAGGTACCGGAACTCTTTCATAGTATTGAGCTGCTAATTGGTTTGCTCGGTGTTCAAGCGATTTGTAGTGTCTTTCTTTTTAAAGGAAAGTTTTGGGCAGCCATCGCACTGATTGTTATCGAAGTCGTTAACAGTGTCGCGGGTTACCTTGAAACTGGTGATATTATGGGTTCAGTCAATGGCTTGAGTATGCTGCTACTTATTAGCGCATTACAAGCAACAAACTTTATTTGTACTCAGCAGAAGCTCGATGAAGATCGTGCCGCCATTAAAGACGGCGGTGGCCGTATCTAAATTTGGTCGCTATCGGCTGCGTGAAGGGCTTCACGCAGCTTGCTGGACACATCAATCTTTTTCCTTGTCTTTTAGTTTTTCATTAGTCTTTTCACTTGAGTTTATAGATAAACTTGTTTCGATAGGTGAATGTTTCAATAATTCACTCTTATTTTCCTGTTTGACTAAGTCTAGTTCTTTATCGTACCCCTTTTTAGCCAACGGCGAAATGACTTTTCTAATACATAAGGTGAAATTAACAGAATAAAAAGGAAGAACATAGCTATTGGAATAACAATATATAAATGTTTAACTAAAAGTCGACAAATGAAGAATATAACGCTGGATCGTTTTTACTTGATGTATAAATAGACCTGAAAACACAGTAATAGGAATACCAAGTATAATTGATGGTTTCATCTTTACATCCCTTTAAATGGTTTATTGTAGAGTAATTGATATGATGATGTTTAATAGGCGGTCTTTTCTTAGATTCAATTCACACTTCACCTATGGTTCCGTCGAGGGGGGTTACATTCCGATTGAGAAAGTTATTTAGCTTTGACATTTTGGTAGAAAAATGAATACCATGTCTGAATAATCTTTTACTGATTGTTGAGTAAAAAAACAAGGAGCAAAGAATGTTTATGGAAATAGGCTTATTTGAGTTGCTTGTAATGACAGCGCATGTCGCACTCGGATTTATTGTCACCGTACTGATAGTGGTATGTCCAGTAAGAACAGGTTATGAAAAATTCCTTTCATTATTAATCATCTGGTGCATACCCGTGCTAGGCAGTATTTACGTTTACTGTAGGGTTGGCACTAAACGTATAAAGCGGCGCAGGTCGGGCGGGCATTACTCTGGATATACATCAGGTGGTGGTGGATATTGTGATGGTGGCTCATCTGGCGGGGGCGGATACAGTGGCGGTGGAAGCTGCGGAGGTGGTGATGGTGGTGGCTGTGGTGGAGGAGATTGAGACTCCTCCGTATCAATGCGCTAGTCAGCTTCTGAACCCTGCGTCTTGAGGTGGCTCGAGTATAGTCGGATTGTGACAAGCTTTTCGATGTTTGCACCAATAATACCGCCTAAGAGTAAATTGATGGTCAATGCGGCTTTGTCCCCACTGAATAGAAAGAAAGTGATTATCGATAAGATGATACTGACACAAATAAAGGCCAAACAACGGCCTTTGCTTTGTTTTTTTGCCTCTGACAGCAGTTTTTTATCATGCCACTTCATTAAAGAACGCATCAATTTTTTCCTCAGCTAACTGTTCATGGCACATGTAGCCCTCACCCATCAATGTTGCCAGAGACGTTAAGCTGGCAGAGATCGAGTGCTGACAAAGGTTGTTAAGTCGGTAGAGCTTGGGTTGTTCAATGCCTTGCCAATATTTATCATTTGGGATACCACTGGATGCAATTTCTGCATCTTGGATCATTTTAAATGGATACTGGAGACGCCTCGTTAATCGATGAAAGAGCGATTTCTTCTGAACAGTATAGTAACTTTCAATCCCATTATGAAAACCAAAAGTATGAGCGGCTGCCGTTAATGCGATTAATGCTTTTTCTCGTTGACCCGACGTCAAGGTATCAGATATAGCCAAGCCACAGATTTCTGCTGTTGGGGATTTGTCGATTTCAAAAGAGAAAAAACGTTCACACGGCAGTGAGTTACGTCGGAGACAAATATTCATATTGCCTACAACCGTGTCGTTTTGAACGGTTACAATGCCAATATGGTTATTATCGATAAAGTTGTCTGTTTGCCACATCTTTTTATAGATAACTTCGGCCAACGCTCTGCCTTCTTTATACAGGGGTTTCCCCCTGTCTGTAATGATAATTTCCATCTGTGTTAGTTGCCCATTTCAAAGGACTTCTTCGTTAAGCCAAAGTACATATTATGGATTAAGTTCATGTTGTCGATCACTTCGACAAAATCCGCCTCTGTTGTAACCATTTGATCAAAAAGCTCGATATTATCAACAGCATGGCCTTGGTCTACCAAGTAATGGTAGTAAATGAACTTGTGATCTTCCGGTTTTGTGCCTAGCACTCCGTTAATGGCACCTAGCAAGCCATAAGATTGAGTGGCAATCAGCAGTTCTAAGTAAAATGAGTACCCCAAGAAACCGACAAATGGCAGTCGTGTTAAGCGGTCATGTTGCGTGCTTACAATGGCTTTTGTCTCTGGGAAAACTTGTGTAAGCGGGTCAATGGTATCGAACTCACCGAGGAAGACGATATCTTGA
This DNA window, taken from Thaumasiovibrio subtropicus, encodes the following:
- a CDS encoding metallophosphoesterase, which gives rise to MEFRHQFVDTTRYQRVFVVGDIHGKLDCFKSALTAIGFNPSTDLVIAVGDLIDRGPQSAETLTFLATHPWFISVAGNHELMMSNAMSVWTKRDRSPEQQRLIDIWFKNGADWTKAYSYEELVALNEVVESMPCAMTCLLSDGRTVGISHAQPHSLDWTEMQQWQGDMRVNPRWIWGRTRIKGEPAGVVENVDLTIHGHTRSEHVVHVANSQFIDTASMDDYRGPFTFLELNSGEYYPYRQDSEVN